The proteins below are encoded in one region of Sulfolobus sp. A20:
- the carB gene encoding carbamoyl-phosphate synthase (glutamine-hydrolyzing) large subunit, with protein MRESIRKALVVGSGPIKIAEAAEFDYSGSQALKALKEEGIQTILVNSNVATVQTSKKFADKLYMLPTVWWTVEKVIERERPDAILIGFGGQSALNVGVDLHKKGILQKYGVKVLGTPIEGIEKALSREKFRETMIENNLPVPPSLSARSEEEAIKNARIVGYPVMVRVSFNLGGRGSLVAWSEEDLKKNIRRALSQSYIGEVLIEKYLHHWIELEYEVMRDKKGNSAVIACIENLDPMGVHTGESTVVAPCQTLDNLEYQNMRKLSIEVAKSIDLVGECNVQFALNPKAYEYYIIETNPRMSRSSALASKATGYPLAYVSAKLALGYELYEVINKVSGRTCACFEPSLDYIVIKIPRWDLDKFENVDQSLGTEMMSVGEVMSIGRSFEESLQKAIRMLDLGEPGVVGGKVYNSKITKEEALKNLKDRRPYWFLYAAKAFKEGATIEEVYEATGINKFFLNKIKNLVEFYESLKKEGKINNETIKFAKKLGFNDEQLALALRLPVEEIRKLREEHKIFPVVKQIDTLAGEWPAVTNYMYLTYNGLQDDIEFSSGNKLLIVGAGGFRIGVSVEFDWSVVSLLDAAQRYFDEVAVLNFNPETVSTDWDITRKLYFDEISVERILDLIRKENFRYVATFSGGQIGNNIAKGLEEKGIKLLGTSGSSVDMAENREKFSKLLDKLNIPQPQWISASSLNEIKKFINEVGFPVLVRPSYVLSGSSMKIAYNEDELYEYIRKATEISPKHPVVISRYIEDAIEAEIDAASDGKKVLGILMEHVEEAGVHSGDATMSIPHRKLSDQSVAMMREYVIRLANEINIKGPFNTQFVVKNNIPHIIELNLRASRSMPFSSKAKGINIISASMKAIFEGFDFNEEYYEPESKYWAVKSPQFSWAQLRGAYPFLGPEMKSTGEAAAFGVTFYDALLKSWLSSLPNKIPSKDGVSLVYGERNIQYLENAIKNLNKYGLIVYTLSEVEVKGAIPIDKQKAEELVRSKKVQLIITDGYLKKIDYSIRRSAVDYNIPIILNGRLGEELSKAFLVSDSLTYYEVSEYGGGI; from the coding sequence ATGAGGGAGAGTATCAGAAAAGCATTAGTAGTTGGGTCTGGCCCTATAAAAATAGCGGAAGCAGCTGAATTCGACTATAGCGGTTCGCAAGCATTGAAAGCACTTAAAGAAGAAGGTATACAGACTATTCTAGTTAATTCAAATGTAGCTACAGTCCAAACTAGTAAGAAGTTTGCTGATAAGCTATATATGTTACCTACTGTTTGGTGGACTGTTGAAAAAGTAATTGAAAGGGAAAGACCAGATGCCATATTAATAGGTTTTGGAGGGCAAAGTGCATTAAATGTAGGGGTAGATTTACATAAAAAAGGCATTCTACAGAAGTATGGCGTAAAAGTACTAGGTACGCCGATAGAAGGCATTGAAAAAGCGTTAAGTAGAGAGAAATTCAGAGAAACCATGATCGAGAATAACCTTCCAGTACCACCAAGCCTTTCCGCTAGAAGTGAAGAAGAGGCAATTAAGAACGCTAGAATAGTGGGATATCCAGTAATGGTAAGAGTAAGCTTTAACCTTGGCGGTAGAGGTTCATTAGTTGCGTGGAGTGAGGAGGACTTGAAGAAAAATATCAGAAGAGCCTTATCTCAGAGCTATATTGGAGAAGTTCTTATTGAGAAGTATTTACATCACTGGATAGAGCTGGAATACGAGGTGATGAGAGATAAGAAAGGCAACTCAGCTGTCATAGCTTGTATAGAGAATTTAGACCCAATGGGAGTACACACTGGAGAATCAACTGTAGTAGCTCCTTGTCAAACCCTTGATAATTTAGAATATCAGAACATGAGAAAACTATCAATAGAGGTAGCCAAATCAATTGATCTAGTGGGAGAGTGCAATGTACAATTCGCACTAAATCCAAAAGCATATGAATATTATATTATAGAAACTAACCCTAGAATGTCTAGGTCAAGTGCCTTAGCAAGTAAGGCGACAGGTTATCCATTAGCATATGTATCAGCGAAGCTAGCGTTAGGTTATGAGTTGTATGAAGTAATAAATAAAGTATCTGGAAGGACTTGCGCGTGTTTTGAGCCAAGTCTAGATTATATAGTAATAAAGATACCAAGATGGGATCTCGATAAGTTTGAAAATGTTGATCAATCACTGGGCACTGAAATGATGAGCGTAGGAGAAGTAATGAGCATTGGTAGATCATTTGAAGAAAGTTTACAAAAGGCGATAAGAATGTTAGATCTCGGCGAACCTGGTGTAGTTGGAGGAAAAGTATACAACTCCAAAATCACTAAAGAAGAAGCGTTAAAGAACTTAAAGGATAGAAGACCGTATTGGTTCCTTTATGCAGCTAAAGCCTTCAAGGAAGGAGCGACAATTGAGGAAGTTTATGAAGCTACTGGAATTAATAAGTTCTTCTTAAATAAAATAAAGAACCTAGTAGAATTTTATGAAAGTTTGAAAAAAGAGGGAAAAATTAATAATGAAACGATAAAATTTGCCAAGAAATTAGGTTTCAACGACGAACAATTAGCTTTAGCATTAAGGTTACCAGTAGAGGAAATAAGGAAGTTAAGAGAAGAGCATAAAATATTTCCAGTAGTCAAACAGATAGATACTTTAGCTGGGGAATGGCCAGCCGTAACAAATTACATGTACTTAACTTATAACGGCTTACAAGACGATATAGAATTCTCGTCTGGAAACAAGTTATTAATTGTAGGAGCTGGCGGGTTCAGAATAGGAGTTTCGGTAGAGTTTGACTGGAGTGTTGTTTCATTATTAGATGCTGCTCAAAGATATTTTGACGAGGTTGCTGTATTAAACTTTAACCCAGAGACTGTATCCACAGATTGGGATATAACTAGAAAACTATACTTTGATGAGATCTCAGTTGAGAGAATATTAGATCTAATCAGAAAGGAAAACTTCAGATACGTAGCTACGTTTTCAGGAGGACAAATAGGAAATAATATAGCTAAGGGGCTAGAAGAAAAAGGAATCAAACTATTAGGCACTTCCGGAAGTTCAGTGGATATGGCAGAGAATAGAGAGAAATTCTCTAAATTATTAGATAAGTTAAATATACCTCAACCTCAGTGGATATCTGCGTCAAGCCTAAACGAGATTAAGAAGTTTATAAACGAAGTGGGATTCCCAGTGTTAGTAAGGCCAAGTTATGTATTAAGTGGATCATCCATGAAAATAGCGTACAATGAGGATGAGCTATATGAGTATATAAGGAAGGCAACAGAAATATCGCCCAAACACCCTGTGGTAATATCTAGATATATTGAAGATGCTATAGAGGCTGAAATTGACGCGGCGTCTGACGGTAAAAAAGTGTTAGGAATTTTAATGGAACACGTGGAAGAAGCGGGAGTTCATAGCGGAGATGCAACGATGTCTATACCGCACAGAAAATTATCAGATCAAAGTGTAGCCATGATGAGAGAATACGTAATTAGATTAGCTAATGAAATTAACATTAAAGGACCATTTAACACTCAGTTTGTTGTCAAGAATAATATACCACATATTATCGAACTTAACTTAAGAGCGAGCAGATCAATGCCATTTAGTAGTAAGGCTAAGGGTATTAACATAATTTCGGCAAGTATGAAGGCGATATTTGAAGGGTTTGATTTTAATGAAGAATACTATGAGCCTGAGTCAAAGTATTGGGCTGTGAAAAGCCCTCAATTTTCTTGGGCACAACTAAGAGGAGCTTATCCGTTCCTAGGCCCTGAAATGAAGAGTACCGGCGAAGCTGCAGCATTTGGTGTAACTTTCTATGATGCTTTACTAAAATCATGGCTCTCCTCTCTACCAAACAAGATTCCAAGTAAGGATGGTGTTTCCTTAGTATACGGTGAGAGAAATATACAATATCTTGAAAATGCGATAAAGAATTTAAATAAGTATGGATTAATAGTTTATACCTTGTCCGAAGTCGAAGTCAAGGGAGCAATTCCAATAGATAAACAGAAAGCAGAAGAACTGGTGAGATCTAAGAAGGTACAACTGATTATAACAGATGGATACTTGAAAAAAATAGATTATAGTATTAGAAGGTCGGCTGTGGATTACAATATACCTATAATTCTTAATGGGAGACTAGGTGAGGAGCTCAGTAAAGCATTCCTAGTTTCGGATTCTTTAACATATTATGAAGTTTCTGAATATGGTGGTGGTATATAG
- the carA gene encoding glutamine-hydrolyzing carbamoyl-phosphate synthase small subunit — MKSNKDHEVGYLYLEDGTFLQGYAFGAKGIRVGEVVFTTAMNGYVESLTDPSYKGQILVITHPLVGNYGVPDKIYENGILTNFESEKIQIEGLVVTENTYPDKWNAKMSLHDWLKLENVPGVSDVDTRMIVKKIRSFGTMMGIIASALEVDDPRKYLEKRYDEINFTQYTSPKSPIFHPNTGSMIVVIDCGIKHGILYQLYKKGFSIVRVPCNYDANQIIEYNPKGIVFSNGPGNPNLLDKQINTFSELMEYKIPTLGICLGHQIATLALGGKITKMKFGHRAINKPVIDTLTNKCYITTHNHGYGIISKEDIPQNTKVWFFNPDDGTIEGLIHEKMPLITTQFHPEARPGPWDSTFVFDKFKVMVNGK, encoded by the coding sequence ATGAAATCGAACAAGGATCATGAGGTAGGATATCTTTACCTTGAAGACGGAACGTTCCTACAAGGCTACGCGTTTGGCGCTAAAGGTATAAGAGTAGGTGAAGTCGTTTTCACTACCGCTATGAACGGGTATGTGGAAAGTTTAACTGACCCATCATATAAGGGGCAAATACTAGTAATAACACACCCACTGGTAGGAAATTACGGTGTACCAGACAAGATATACGAGAACGGAATATTAACAAATTTCGAATCAGAGAAGATTCAGATTGAAGGCCTGGTAGTTACAGAAAATACTTATCCAGATAAGTGGAACGCTAAAATGTCGCTTCATGATTGGCTTAAATTAGAGAATGTTCCGGGAGTGTCTGACGTAGATACTAGAATGATTGTTAAAAAGATCAGAAGCTTTGGCACAATGATGGGAATTATAGCTTCGGCACTAGAAGTAGATGATCCTAGAAAGTATTTAGAGAAGAGGTACGACGAAATAAACTTTACTCAATACACCTCACCCAAATCTCCTATATTTCATCCAAATACTGGGAGCATGATAGTCGTTATAGATTGTGGAATAAAACATGGAATTCTATACCAACTTTACAAGAAAGGATTCTCGATAGTCAGAGTCCCATGTAACTATGATGCTAATCAAATAATTGAATATAATCCCAAAGGTATTGTATTCAGTAATGGTCCGGGAAACCCTAACTTATTGGATAAGCAGATCAACACGTTCTCAGAATTAATGGAATATAAGATTCCTACACTAGGAATTTGTTTAGGACATCAAATTGCCACCTTGGCTTTGGGTGGAAAAATTACAAAAATGAAATTTGGTCATAGAGCGATTAATAAACCAGTAATAGATACTTTAACTAACAAATGTTACATTACAACTCATAATCACGGCTACGGTATAATATCTAAGGAGGACATACCCCAAAATACTAAAGTATGGTTCTTCAACCCAGATGATGGAACTATAGAAGGTTTGATTCATGAGAAAATGCCTTTAATCACTACCCAATTTCATCCAGAAGCCAGGCCCGGACCTTGGGATTCAACTTTCGTGTTTGACAAATTTAAAGTCATGGTGAATGGAAAATGA
- the argH gene encoding argininosuccinate lyase, with protein sequence MLYRSWGSSKDEVLSFTSSIDSDNFILEEVKLTMKAHIINLYLNGYISKITTKKLLIALKEFKELSKEYEDIHEALEDFLISRVGDEAGWIGLGRSRNDHVATALRIKLRNEIIEILSKINKLRDVLLKKAKEHTNTIFPSFTHLQQAQPTTFSHYLTYIEEELSTNWDLLFSELSKVNRSPLGAGAIVGTNVKLDRFKEAELLGFEGIVYNTISATSSRADLISAISQLVTLMVTLSRIAEDMVIYSSNKIVTLPETHVATSSLMPQKRNPVTMEILRAKAGEAIGFLVSLLSIYKGLPSGYNLDLQEMNKYYWITTDYIKSSLEILISLFDNIKINNVELDSSTLATDDAELLSLQHKAPYRYAYFEIAKRVKEGSYKPTLNIRDSIKMKAVIGSPNFDLITNLIKIREDKLHEDVKKLESYNMNINSKLGELRVLEDEIEQGS encoded by the coding sequence GTGTTATATAGAAGTTGGGGATCAAGTAAAGACGAAGTCTTATCCTTTACCTCTTCCATAGATAGTGACAATTTCATATTAGAGGAAGTTAAATTAACAATGAAAGCTCATATTATTAACTTATATTTAAATGGATATATTAGTAAGATCACTACAAAGAAATTATTAATTGCGTTAAAAGAATTCAAAGAGCTGAGTAAAGAATATGAAGATATACATGAGGCATTAGAGGATTTCTTAATATCTAGAGTTGGTGATGAGGCTGGTTGGATAGGTTTAGGAAGAAGTAGAAACGATCATGTAGCTACTGCATTAAGAATAAAACTCAGAAATGAGATAATAGAAATACTAAGCAAAATAAACAAACTAAGGGACGTATTACTGAAGAAAGCTAAAGAACATACTAATACAATATTTCCCTCATTTACACATCTTCAGCAGGCTCAACCAACAACATTCTCACACTATCTAACCTACATAGAAGAGGAGTTATCAACGAATTGGGACTTATTATTTTCAGAATTAAGTAAGGTTAATAGATCCCCTTTAGGGGCAGGAGCGATAGTTGGCACTAATGTGAAATTAGATAGATTCAAAGAAGCAGAATTGTTAGGATTTGAAGGAATTGTCTATAATACGATTTCAGCAACTTCATCCAGAGCTGATCTAATATCAGCTATTTCCCAGTTAGTTACTCTAATGGTGACGTTAAGCAGAATAGCCGAGGATATGGTTATTTACTCATCTAATAAAATAGTTACACTACCTGAAACACATGTTGCAACTAGTAGCTTAATGCCTCAAAAGAGAAATCCGGTGACAATGGAAATATTAAGAGCTAAGGCAGGGGAAGCTATAGGATTCTTAGTATCATTACTTTCTATCTATAAAGGGTTGCCCTCGGGATACAATCTAGATTTACAAGAGATGAACAAATATTACTGGATTACAACAGATTATATTAAATCTTCTCTCGAAATTTTAATTTCACTTTTTGATAATATTAAAATTAATAATGTTGAACTAGACTCATCAACTCTGGCAACAGATGATGCAGAACTGCTATCTCTTCAGCATAAAGCACCATATAGGTATGCTTATTTTGAAATAGCTAAAAGGGTTAAAGAGGGTTCATATAAGCCAACTTTAAATATAAGAGATTCGATTAAAATGAAGGCAGTAATCGGATCTCCTAATTTTGATTTAATAACTAATTTGATAAAAATAAGAGAAGATAAATTGCATGAAGATGTAAAAAAACTAGAAAGTTACAATATGAACATAAATTCTAAACTGGGAGAGCTAAGGGTGTTAGAAGATGAAATCGAACAAGGATCATGA
- a CDS encoding argininosuccinate synthase — protein MKIVLAYSGGLDTTVSINWLKETFKAEVITVTVDVGQRDDFKEIEKRAYIAGSSKHYTINAIDDFAEKYIKYAIKLNGLYEGVYPLSTALARPLIAEKVIEVARKEKADAIAHGSTSKGNDQVRFDLMIKALYPEAKIIAPARIWDMTREEEIKYAKEKGIPIKTESSKYSIDENLWGRSIEGDIISDPSVEVPEDAFEWTKLTNTGKEEISVEFEDGLPIAINGEKMDLSKIVSLLNLKLGSHGFGRVEHIENRVVGFKSREVYEVPAALGIIMMHMDLEKTVFTPAELRFKRYVDQLWSDLVYQGLWIEPLRDTLNKIAEEMNKWVEGEVKIEVSNGVLRILGRKSTYSPYSEKIASYSKGWYPSDEMARGFIEIWGLHSVLARRVRGE, from the coding sequence ATGAAAATCGTCTTAGCTTACTCGGGTGGACTGGATACCACAGTTTCAATAAATTGGCTAAAGGAAACCTTTAAGGCTGAAGTTATAACAGTTACAGTAGACGTTGGACAAAGAGACGATTTCAAAGAGATTGAGAAAAGGGCATATATTGCAGGTTCTTCTAAGCATTATACAATAAATGCCATAGATGATTTTGCTGAAAAATATATAAAATATGCAATAAAACTGAACGGGCTATATGAAGGAGTATACCCTTTATCAACAGCTTTAGCTAGACCGTTAATAGCTGAAAAGGTAATTGAGGTAGCTAGAAAAGAGAAAGCTGACGCAATAGCTCACGGTTCTACCTCGAAGGGAAATGATCAAGTAAGATTCGATCTAATGATAAAAGCATTATATCCAGAGGCTAAGATTATTGCCCCAGCTAGAATATGGGACATGACAAGGGAAGAGGAAATAAAGTACGCTAAAGAAAAGGGTATACCGATAAAGACTGAAAGTAGTAAGTATAGTATAGATGAGAATCTTTGGGGAAGAAGCATAGAGGGGGATATTATATCTGATCCATCAGTCGAAGTTCCGGAAGATGCCTTTGAGTGGACTAAACTGACTAACACTGGAAAGGAAGAGATAAGTGTAGAATTTGAAGATGGTTTACCAATAGCAATAAATGGAGAAAAAATGGATCTAAGCAAAATAGTTAGTCTTTTAAACTTAAAGTTAGGAAGTCATGGATTTGGAAGAGTAGAGCATATAGAAAATAGAGTAGTTGGATTTAAATCTAGGGAGGTATATGAAGTACCCGCTGCTTTAGGCATAATAATGATGCATATGGATTTAGAGAAGACGGTATTTACACCGGCTGAACTGAGATTTAAGAGGTATGTTGATCAGCTTTGGAGTGACCTAGTATATCAAGGGTTATGGATAGAACCACTCAGAGACACGTTAAACAAGATAGCTGAAGAGATGAATAAGTGGGTTGAAGGGGAGGTAAAAATTGAGGTGAGTAATGGTGTATTAAGAATACTTGGAAGAAAATCAACATACTCTCCCTACTCAGAGAAGATTGCAAGCTACAGCAAAGGATGGTATCCTAGTGATGAGATGGCTAGAGGATTTATCGAAATCTGGGGACTCCATTCAGTGCTAGCCAGAAGAGTGAGGGGAGAATAA
- a CDS encoding ribbon-helix-helix protein, CopG family, giving the protein MRKVVSVRLREDILRDVDVYTRKLGLGSRTEFIKEALDFYIKRKAKGNL; this is encoded by the coding sequence ATGAGAAAAGTAGTTAGCGTAAGGTTAAGGGAAGACATTCTGAGGGACGTGGATGTTTACACCAGAAAACTAGGATTAGGAAGTAGAACAGAATTTATAAAAGAGGCTCTCGATTTCTATATAAAGAGAAAGGCTAAAGGAAACCTTTAA
- the purM gene encoding phosphoribosylformylglycinamidine cyclo-ligase, translated as MVSEEYKKAGVDLNKLRSYHSVISNAISNTYKNTVLGAGHYAGIIRIENLNIAIHTDGVGTKTLLALKAGIVKPVGIDCVAMNVNDLISVGAKPVALVDYLAFERPMDDVLTQLMEGLVEGAKEANVEIVGGETAFMPDVIKGFDLSCTAIGIVDKLKTGSEIRPGDVVLGLESNGIHANGYSLIRKLVDQGRISLEQYKEQLLSPTKIYVKPVLEVIDKVKGVAHITGGTFTKLKRLTSYKIVLDMPDPPEIFKIIERAGVPHEEMYKIFNMGIGLVLFVSEELSDEVKSEIRKYVNVYEIGKVYEGSGIEIKSYKNVILYL; from the coding sequence ATGGTGAGCGAGGAGTATAAGAAAGCTGGAGTGGACTTAAACAAATTACGAAGTTATCATTCTGTAATTTCTAATGCAATTTCTAACACATATAAAAATACTGTTTTAGGCGCAGGGCACTACGCGGGTATAATAAGAATAGAAAATTTGAACATAGCTATCCACACTGATGGAGTAGGAACTAAGACATTACTAGCATTAAAGGCTGGAATTGTAAAACCAGTTGGAATAGATTGTGTAGCAATGAACGTCAATGATCTAATATCCGTAGGTGCAAAGCCAGTAGCTTTAGTAGATTATTTAGCATTTGAAAGACCAATGGACGATGTACTTACTCAATTGATGGAAGGACTAGTGGAAGGTGCAAAGGAGGCTAATGTAGAAATAGTTGGTGGTGAGACAGCTTTCATGCCTGACGTGATAAAGGGATTTGATTTATCGTGCACTGCAATAGGAATTGTAGATAAGTTGAAAACTGGTTCTGAAATAAGACCGGGAGATGTCGTTTTAGGCTTAGAAAGTAATGGTATTCACGCTAATGGATACTCATTGATCAGAAAATTAGTTGATCAAGGAAGAATTTCATTAGAGCAATATAAAGAACAATTATTATCTCCTACAAAAATTTATGTCAAACCAGTTTTAGAGGTAATAGACAAAGTTAAGGGTGTTGCTCACATTACTGGAGGCACTTTTACTAAACTTAAAAGACTTACTAGTTATAAGATAGTTTTAGATATGCCAGATCCACCTGAAATCTTTAAAATTATTGAAAGAGCTGGGGTACCACATGAAGAGATGTATAAAATTTTCAACATGGGTATTGGTTTAGTTCTATTTGTTTCAGAGGAACTTAGTGATGAGGTAAAAAGTGAGATAAGAAAATACGTAAATGTTTATGAAATAGGTAAAGTATATGAGGGAAGCGGAATTGAGATAAAGAGTTATAAGAACGTTATTCTTTATTTATAG
- the purD gene encoding phosphoribosylamine--glycine ligase — protein sequence MKVLLIGDGAREHSLAYSLGKSPKGYKVFALSTYINPGINEVVKNTNGEYFIGDTSSVDRVKEVIKRVSPDIGVIGPEDPLFHGIANVFKEEGIPVFGPLKETAKIEESKAWARQLMWKYSIPGRLKYRTFYTIEEAAEFILNYGGSIAIKPAGQVGGRGVKVVADLEAYLSQDKRDALSRSVSGIGNLYKKEGEPKIIIEEKVDGPEYTLHVISDGYSTLPLPLAQDYKNAYQDGIGPETGGMGSISGPDHLLPFITEDEYVSTYEIIKKTINAIYEETKKNYVGIIAGQMMLTELWGPTVIEFYSRFGDPEASAIIPRVDSDFGEIIELTATGHLSKAKIKVKEESSVVRAVAPLGYPISKQMASNHKIMLDLNKIKEVGCIVFFGSVALEGMQLITKGSRALELVCIGDFNTASEKLDKCINYIHSDTKLIYRHDIGKNITEHIEKAEIVRYSYKNRIRNGTLGSSGIWSPNGGLW from the coding sequence GTGAAAGTTCTTTTAATCGGAGATGGGGCTAGAGAGCATTCATTAGCTTATTCTTTGGGAAAATCTCCAAAAGGCTACAAGGTATTTGCACTTTCCACTTATATTAATCCAGGTATAAATGAAGTAGTAAAGAATACTAATGGAGAGTATTTTATCGGAGATACTTCATCAGTGGATAGAGTAAAGGAAGTAATAAAGAGAGTTAGTCCAGATATTGGGGTTATTGGTCCGGAAGACCCCTTATTCCATGGAATAGCTAACGTATTTAAAGAGGAAGGTATTCCCGTGTTTGGACCATTAAAGGAAACAGCTAAGATAGAAGAGTCTAAAGCCTGGGCAAGACAACTCATGTGGAAATACTCCATTCCGGGAAGATTGAAATATAGGACGTTTTATACAATCGAGGAAGCTGCAGAATTTATCTTAAACTACGGAGGTTCAATAGCGATAAAGCCAGCTGGTCAAGTAGGCGGAAGGGGAGTTAAAGTAGTTGCAGATTTAGAAGCATATCTGTCACAAGATAAGAGAGATGCATTAAGTAGGAGTGTATCGGGTATTGGAAATTTGTATAAGAAAGAAGGAGAACCAAAGATAATAATAGAAGAGAAAGTAGATGGACCAGAATATACCCTACACGTGATATCTGATGGTTACTCTACTCTACCTCTACCCCTTGCTCAAGATTACAAAAACGCATATCAAGATGGGATTGGACCAGAGACTGGAGGTATGGGCTCTATTTCTGGACCAGATCATCTCTTGCCGTTTATTACAGAAGACGAATACGTTTCAACCTATGAAATTATTAAGAAAACTATTAACGCAATATATGAAGAGACTAAAAAGAATTATGTAGGAATAATAGCAGGACAAATGATGTTAACAGAGTTATGGGGACCAACAGTAATTGAATTCTATTCGAGATTTGGTGATCCTGAGGCATCAGCTATAATTCCGAGGGTTGACTCTGATTTTGGAGAGATAATAGAGCTAACGGCAACTGGTCATCTGAGCAAGGCAAAAATCAAAGTGAAAGAGGAGTCATCTGTAGTTCGTGCAGTTGCCCCTCTAGGCTATCCAATTTCAAAACAGATGGCAAGTAATCATAAGATTATGTTGGACTTAAATAAAATAAAGGAAGTTGGTTGTATTGTATTTTTCGGCTCTGTGGCGTTAGAAGGGATGCAACTGATAACTAAAGGATCTAGAGCTTTAGAACTAGTTTGCATTGGAGATTTTAACACTGCCTCAGAGAAGTTAGATAAGTGCATAAACTATATTCATTCTGATACTAAGCTAATATATAGACATGATATTGGTAAGAATATAACAGAGCATATAGAAAAGGCAGAAATTGTAAGATACTCTTATAAAAATAGAATAAGAAATGGTACTCTTGGATCTTCTGGCATATGGAGTCCTAATGGTGGACTATGGTGA
- a CDS encoding amidophosphoribosyltransferase — protein sequence MAGILGILAFDEVWNISKFLYYGIIGLQHRGYSKSGLALLKDGKITLINQDVAPEDLNIEGLSGWAGIGYAGTRHKYPIISGEGSIVVDGEVKDNDIFAELFKDPESVIERLKAPISFIGISKEGQLIAYRDEFGLKPISIGGFGFDLAVVASEPTAMYVIGAEYKRDINPGEMIIIDKYHIESKQVRKPKKSYCAIEYIYQARIDSKVNEREVYDLRLRIGEQLAIERPLNADTVIGVPETALPFAIGYSRKLGLPMDLGFTRTGSPIRTMLASDSFLKIVGVQLKLNPIKTAVKGKRVVLIDDSMVTGTTIKNTVFNLRKLGAKEVHVLIGSPKLISNCPYGIEVPEEKELISANLNDSEIAKVLGVDSIYWLSLEGLIKVIGHNSLCLGCMTKKYPVVI from the coding sequence ATGGCAGGAATCCTCGGAATTTTAGCCTTCGATGAAGTATGGAACATCTCGAAGTTCTTATACTATGGAATTATTGGATTGCAACATCGAGGCTATTCAAAAAGTGGTTTAGCTTTACTCAAAGACGGAAAAATAACTTTAATAAATCAAGATGTTGCACCTGAGGATCTAAATATCGAGGGATTAAGTGGCTGGGCGGGAATAGGTTACGCAGGGACTAGGCATAAATATCCGATAATTTCTGGGGAAGGTTCTATAGTTGTGGATGGAGAAGTGAAGGATAATGACATATTTGCAGAGTTATTTAAAGATCCAGAGAGTGTTATAGAAAGGCTTAAAGCACCTATATCATTTATTGGTATAAGCAAAGAGGGTCAATTAATAGCATATAGAGATGAATTTGGACTAAAACCAATAAGTATAGGAGGTTTTGGGTTTGATTTAGCTGTAGTGGCGTCAGAACCAACAGCTATGTATGTTATCGGGGCTGAATATAAAAGAGATATAAATCCTGGAGAAATGATAATAATTGATAAATATCATATTGAAAGCAAGCAGGTAAGAAAACCTAAGAAGTCCTATTGCGCAATTGAATATATCTATCAGGCTAGAATAGATAGTAAAGTAAATGAAAGAGAAGTATATGATTTGAGGCTAAGAATAGGAGAACAGTTAGCGATTGAAAGACCTTTAAACGCTGATACGGTAATAGGAGTACCAGAAACTGCGCTACCTTTTGCTATAGGTTACTCAAGGAAATTAGGCTTACCTATGGATCTAGGATTTACTAGAACCGGAAGTCCAATTAGGACTATGTTAGCTTCAGATAGCTTTTTGAAAATAGTTGGAGTTCAATTAAAGCTAAATCCAATAAAAACTGCAGTTAAGGGAAAGAGAGTAGTGCTCATAGATGACTCAATGGTTACCGGGACTACTATAAAGAACACCGTATTTAATTTAAGGAAACTTGGAGCCAAGGAAGTTCATGTACTTATCGGAAGTCCTAAACTAATCTCAAATTGCCCATATGGGATTGAAGTGCCTGAGGAGAAGGAATTGATTTCTGCAAATCTAAACGATTCTGAAATAGCAAAAGTGCTTGGAGTAGACTCTATTTATTGGCTCAGCTTAGAAGGGCTAATTAAGGTAATAGGTCATAACTCATTATGTTTAGGTTGTATGACAAAAAAATATCCTGTGGTGATCTGA